The following coding sequences lie in one Haladaptatus sp. DJG-WS-42 genomic window:
- a CDS encoding ABC transporter ATP-binding protein, giving the protein MPAIETTSLTKEYDGFAALRDLSLSVDHGSLYGLLGPNGSGKTTTLSILTGQLVPTAGSARVLDIDPVEAPVAVRENVGILPEREDPPSFMTPREYLTFVSEVRNLDDPEYQIARWADRLGFEDRLDTLTTDLSEGERQRVMLAQAFVHDPQVVFIDEPLVNLDPIMQERVKRLFVDYCDVGNTLFLSTHFISVAEEICTDVGILTEGELTAECDPRTLDSGVGLLDYFLSEVDAAKAEALQ; this is encoded by the coding sequence ATGCCCGCCATCGAAACGACCTCCCTTACGAAGGAGTACGACGGCTTTGCGGCACTCAGAGACCTCTCACTTTCGGTCGACCACGGCTCGCTCTACGGCCTGCTCGGGCCAAACGGCTCGGGAAAGACTACGACGCTCTCTATTCTCACCGGCCAACTCGTCCCCACCGCGGGGTCTGCGCGCGTCCTCGACATCGACCCTGTCGAAGCACCCGTCGCGGTGCGCGAGAATGTTGGCATCCTCCCCGAGCGCGAGGACCCGCCGAGTTTCATGACACCGCGGGAGTATCTGACCTTCGTCTCAGAAGTGCGTAACTTAGACGACCCAGAGTACCAGATTGCGCGGTGGGCCGACCGCCTCGGGTTCGAAGACCGCCTCGACACGCTCACGACAGACCTCTCTGAGGGCGAACGCCAGCGCGTCATGCTCGCCCAAGCGTTCGTCCACGACCCGCAGGTCGTGTTCATCGACGAACCACTCGTGAACTTAGACCCGATTATGCAAGAGCGCGTCAAACGCCTGTTCGTCGATTACTGCGACGTGGGCAACACACTCTTTCTCTCGACGCACTTCATCAGCGTCGCAGAAGAAATTTGTACGGACGTTGGCATCCTCACAGAAGGCGAACTCACCGCAGAGTGCGACCCGCGGACGCTCGATAGCGGCGTTGGCCTGCTCGACTACTTTCTCTCTGAGGTGGACGCCGCGAAGGCAGAGGCGCTGCAATGA
- a CDS encoding NAD-binding protein, with protein MVFRRVVSSGLFSRESGRRRLFIVYLLTFLGVLIAFTVAYNTGMRVLENDPQPISDSLVVVVETFTTTGYGEDAPWQTLPMKALVVFMQFTGIFFVFLALPLFVVPWIETRLSMRAPNSVEELTDHVIICGYTPRGETLIDELEQRNIPSVVIAANREEANALFENGVPVIYGDPETNETLEAANIAKARAVVADEDDETNASIALTAKDVCDTQVITFVESHDVARYHRYAGADFVFSPRRLVGESLANKVTTTLSAELRDTVEIADDFEIVEFSVQENSPLDGVSIMESQIAEKTGANIIGAWLSGEFVSPPPPETVIDEHTMLLVAGHEEQLEQVKGLTLSETRRHRRGAVVIIGFGEVGTEVARALDTAGHPHTVVDIVEKDGVDIVGDATDEKTLRRANIDDASAVILALPDDTVSVFCLLILREHFPDIEILARAEETDSVRKMYRAGADYVLGLATVSGRMLASTILEEEVMTFDKQIEIVRMSAQNLAGQTIAEADIRQRTGCTIIAVERNGSVLTEIGPSFVIQRDDELIVTGLDDDINQFSTLAG; from the coding sequence ATGGTATTTCGGCGCGTCGTCAGCTCCGGGCTGTTCAGCAGAGAAAGCGGCCGCCGCAGACTCTTTATTGTCTATCTCCTCACGTTTCTGGGTGTTCTCATCGCGTTCACCGTGGCCTACAACACTGGAATGCGCGTGCTCGAAAACGACCCACAACCCATCTCGGATTCGCTCGTCGTAGTCGTTGAAACGTTTACGACGACTGGGTACGGTGAAGATGCGCCGTGGCAGACACTTCCAATGAAGGCGCTCGTCGTGTTCATGCAGTTTACGGGCATCTTCTTCGTATTTCTCGCCTTGCCCCTGTTCGTCGTGCCATGGATTGAAACCCGCCTGTCGATGCGCGCACCGAATTCGGTCGAAGAGCTCACAGACCACGTCATCATCTGTGGCTACACGCCGCGCGGCGAAACGCTGATCGACGAACTCGAACAGCGCAACATCCCGTCGGTGGTCATCGCTGCAAACCGTGAAGAAGCGAACGCCCTCTTCGAAAATGGTGTGCCGGTCATCTACGGCGACCCCGAGACGAACGAGACGCTGGAGGCCGCGAACATCGCCAAAGCGCGCGCAGTCGTCGCAGACGAAGACGACGAGACGAACGCGAGCATCGCACTCACGGCAAAAGACGTCTGTGACACCCAGGTCATCACGTTCGTCGAGTCGCACGATGTCGCCCGGTATCACCGCTATGCGGGGGCCGATTTCGTCTTTTCGCCGCGCAGACTCGTCGGTGAGAGCCTCGCGAACAAGGTGACGACGACGCTCAGCGCGGAACTCAGGGACACGGTCGAAATCGCGGACGATTTCGAGATTGTCGAATTCTCGGTTCAAGAAAACAGCCCGCTCGATGGTGTCTCCATCATGGAGAGCCAAATTGCAGAGAAAACCGGCGCGAACATCATTGGCGCGTGGCTCTCGGGTGAGTTTGTCAGCCCGCCGCCGCCGGAGACGGTCATCGACGAACACACCATGTTGCTCGTCGCCGGTCACGAGGAGCAACTCGAACAGGTAAAAGGCCTCACGCTCTCAGAAACCCGTCGCCATCGCCGAGGGGCGGTCGTCATCATCGGCTTTGGCGAAGTGGGCACCGAAGTCGCTCGCGCGCTCGATACGGCTGGCCACCCGCACACGGTGGTCGATATCGTGGAAAAAGACGGCGTCGATATCGTCGGAGATGCCACGGACGAAAAGACGTTGCGGCGGGCGAACATCGACGACGCGAGCGCAGTAATTCTCGCGCTCCCGGACGACACTGTGTCCGTGTTCTGTCTGCTCATCTTGCGCGAGCACTTCCCCGATATCGAGATTTTAGCCCGCGCAGAGGAGACCGACAGCGTACGGAAGATGTACCGCGCCGGGGCGGACTACGTCCTTGGGCTTGCCACCGTGAGCGGACGGATGCTCGCGTCGACCATCTTAGAAGAGGAAGTGATGACGTTCGACAAGCAAATCGAAATCGTTCGGATGAGCGCGCAGAATCTCGCAGGCCAGACAATTGCAGAGGCGGACATCCGCCAGCGCACGGGCTGTACTATCATTGCCGTTGAACGAAACGGCAGCGTGCTCACCGAAATCGGGCCATCGTTCGTCATCCAGCGAGACGACGAACTCATCGTGACCGGCCTCGACGACGACATCAACCAGTTTTCTACGCTTGCGGGTTAG
- a CDS encoding DUF998 domain-containing protein encodes MQTARVGGWAGVLAPTLTLGAILLGTLLSPTFTWTESALSNLGAVGAATAWLFNGGLLLGSLVAVPFLVAFFRASEQLLQRIGVVLLSLALVGLFLVGVFPMGTTYHFPAALSFYLFTTVALWIHGSGSVLAGAPRTGLVSIWLGITNIMTWLVWIAQGPLTRGGLAVPEFIGACVFASWMVLASRRLLA; translated from the coding sequence ATGCAAACAGCGCGAGTCGGTGGGTGGGCTGGCGTTCTCGCCCCGACGCTCACTCTCGGGGCAATCCTTCTTGGAACGCTCCTCTCTCCGACGTTCACGTGGACCGAAAGTGCCCTTTCAAACCTCGGTGCGGTGGGCGCAGCAACTGCATGGCTGTTCAACGGCGGCCTGCTGCTCGGAAGCCTCGTCGCTGTTCCGTTTCTCGTTGCGTTCTTTCGTGCGAGCGAACAGCTCCTTCAGCGCATTGGCGTTGTCCTCCTCTCGCTCGCGCTCGTCGGGCTGTTTCTCGTTGGCGTGTTCCCGATGGGAACGACCTATCACTTCCCTGCGGCGCTCTCGTTTTACCTGTTTACTACCGTCGCCCTCTGGATTCACGGCTCCGGGTCGGTGCTTGCGGGCGCACCTCGAACCGGGCTGGTGAGCATCTGGCTCGGCATCACGAACATCATGACGTGGCTCGTCTGGATTGCGCAGGGTCCACTTACCCGCGGCGGGCTTGCTGTCCCCGAGTTCATCGGCGCGTGCGTGTTCGCCAGTTGGATGGTCCTCGCTTCCCGTCGCCTGCTCGCCTAA
- a CDS encoding DUF3179 domain-containing protein, producing the protein MNRRRYLAVATAGLIGLAGCVSGGGGSQTPTSSPTPEGLTLPVPDEELNRGAPKDAIPAIVDPAFGENWDNIEVIRRNSIVGEYTERPRLTPDDRVIGVERNGEARAYPLKILNWHEIVNDEFEGPLLVTYCPLCGSGLTAERTVDGEVTNFGVSGLLWNADLVMYDEKTNSLWSQLLATAISGDRTGDTLTLTPSSLTTWGAWQANHPDTVVLLPPPLSGTVVGETSRDYSSNPYASYGNSDQIGIGFTEFEDDRLHPKTLVIGVTDGATARAYPFPELDGAGVVNDTVGSRPVVVAALTDGSLVAYDRTVGDDVLTFAPGAPDEMAGGDSTWNLTTGVAFDGPHAGTQLTRANDVSPLFWFAWAKFNPQTDIYTG; encoded by the coding sequence ATGAACCGACGGCGGTATCTCGCGGTTGCCACAGCCGGTCTCATCGGGCTTGCTGGGTGTGTAAGCGGTGGTGGCGGCTCTCAGACACCGACATCCTCGCCAACGCCCGAAGGACTCACACTGCCAGTTCCGGACGAAGAGTTGAATCGCGGCGCGCCGAAAGACGCCATTCCAGCGATTGTAGACCCCGCGTTTGGCGAGAACTGGGACAATATTGAAGTGATCCGCAGAAACTCCATCGTCGGCGAGTACACCGAAAGACCGCGCCTCACCCCGGACGACCGTGTCATCGGTGTCGAGCGAAACGGCGAGGCGCGAGCGTATCCGCTCAAAATCCTGAACTGGCACGAAATCGTCAACGACGAGTTCGAGGGCCCGTTGCTCGTGACCTACTGCCCGCTGTGTGGAAGCGGCCTCACCGCAGAGCGCACCGTCGATGGCGAGGTGACGAACTTCGGGGTCTCGGGCCTGCTCTGGAACGCAGACCTCGTGATGTACGACGAGAAAACGAACAGCCTCTGGAGTCAATTGCTCGCAACGGCCATTTCAGGAGACCGAACCGGTGATACGCTCACCCTCACGCCATCATCGCTCACGACGTGGGGCGCGTGGCAGGCGAATCACCCGGACACGGTCGTCCTCCTCCCACCGCCGTTGTCGGGCACCGTCGTCGGAGAAACCTCGCGCGATTATTCTTCCAACCCCTACGCCTCGTATGGTAACTCAGACCAAATCGGAATTGGCTTCACCGAGTTCGAAGACGACCGCTTGCACCCGAAAACGCTCGTCATCGGCGTCACCGATGGGGCCACCGCGCGCGCCTATCCGTTCCCCGAACTTGATGGCGCTGGCGTTGTGAACGACACGGTCGGCTCGCGACCCGTTGTTGTCGCCGCGCTCACCGACGGGTCGCTGGTCGCCTACGACCGAACGGTTGGCGACGACGTCTTAACGTTTGCACCAGGCGCTCCAGACGAGATGGCGGGTGGCGATTCCACGTGGAACCTGACGACCGGCGTCGCCTTCGACGGCCCCCACGCCGGAACCCAACTGACCCGGGCGAACGACGTCTCGCCGCTGTTCTGGTTCGCGTGGGCGAAATTTAACCCACAGACGGACATATACACCGGTTGA
- a CDS encoding TlpA disulfide reductase family protein: protein MQYTRRRFLGASALAVGSGLAGCTNAANQQELTVETLAVGGLRGGPLVVQPTDRPVLLDFFATWCAPCKPQMSDLGEIRARYGPDQLHMLSVTWERDEAVVRGFWEEYRGSWPVAMDPEVTTGERYGVQNLPTLLVFTPEGKEVWRHVGLAGLSSIEAALARAGVE from the coding sequence ATGCAGTACACCCGGAGACGATTCCTCGGTGCGTCCGCACTCGCTGTTGGCAGTGGGCTCGCCGGGTGTACGAACGCGGCGAACCAACAGGAGCTGACCGTCGAAACGCTCGCCGTAGGTGGACTGAGAGGCGGGCCGCTCGTCGTCCAACCAACCGACCGACCGGTGTTACTCGACTTTTTCGCGACGTGGTGTGCGCCGTGCAAGCCCCAGATGAGCGACTTAGGAGAGATTCGCGCCCGCTACGGCCCCGACCAACTTCACATGCTGTCGGTCACCTGGGAGCGCGATGAAGCGGTCGTCCGCGGCTTCTGGGAGGAGTATCGTGGGTCGTGGCCGGTGGCGATGGACCCGGAGGTGACGACGGGCGAGCGTTACGGCGTCCAGAACCTTCCGACGCTGCTCGTGTTCACGCCAGAGGGTAAAGAGGTGTGGCGGCACGTCGGTCTCGCAGGACTGTCGTCAATCGAAGCTGCCCTCGCTCGCGCCGGAGTCGAGTGA
- a CDS encoding cytochrome c biogenesis protein CcdA — MLDDLRLGFAFTAGVLTFFAPCSYPLLPGYVAYYLGTASDDERAVSNRLSQAIFVGLLVSVGFFLVYAALVGLVLAVGTRAFANISVLELVVGTLLILLGGVMALDKTPSFLHRTIQLPERNRSSTGFVLFGVVYAAAAAGCTAPLFIAVALSALAAGPTTAFATLGAYAAGMSLLMILVTAVAALGRHTLLTKLSQNTGRVTRAAGVLLVLAGLVQIYLFLVAFDGLRLLGLG; from the coding sequence ATGCTCGATGACCTCCGTCTCGGCTTTGCGTTCACCGCAGGCGTGCTCACCTTCTTTGCGCCGTGTTCGTACCCACTGCTGCCGGGCTACGTCGCGTACTATCTCGGGACGGCTTCGGATGACGAGCGAGCCGTCTCGAATCGGCTGTCTCAGGCGATTTTCGTCGGGTTGCTCGTGAGTGTTGGCTTCTTTCTCGTCTACGCCGCGCTCGTCGGCCTCGTCCTCGCTGTCGGGACGCGCGCGTTCGCCAACATCAGCGTCCTCGAACTGGTCGTTGGCACGCTGTTGATTCTCCTCGGTGGCGTGATGGCGCTTGACAAGACGCCGTCGTTTCTCCATCGCACCATCCAACTGCCCGAACGAAACCGGTCGAGTACGGGCTTCGTCCTCTTTGGCGTGGTGTACGCCGCCGCGGCCGCAGGGTGTACCGCCCCGTTGTTCATCGCAGTTGCGTTGTCTGCGCTCGCCGCTGGGCCGACGACGGCGTTCGCGACCCTCGGCGCGTACGCCGCGGGCATGAGTCTGCTTATGATTCTCGTCACCGCAGTCGCGGCGCTCGGGCGACACACGCTCCTCACAAAATTGTCGCAGAACACGGGGCGAGTCACGCGCGCTGCGGGTGTCTTGCTCGTGCTTGCCGGACTCGTCCAGATTTACCTGTTCCTCGTCGCTTTCGATGGGCTTCGATTACTCGGTCTTGGATGA
- a CDS encoding PH domain-containing protein: MKLSPLSIPYRLARFAGGLVWVLIFAGFGSASMFGMEVGVATLGGLLLVVGALLVGYQVRYYQRFEYTLTADSLDITSGVFSRTNREIPLRRIQNVDVHQNLFQRALDIAEVRVETAGGSSTEAALQYVSTTAAGQLVDDVARLKRGETAADEPAEDTTLLYEITTRELALLALVSLDLRFVPLLSLAVPVVAPTVSRFMLADPVTGFILAAPLWVVALILLSVVTSGAAAVANYYGFRLTRANGDLRYERGLLQRYNGTIPLDKVQALTIRENVLQRFVSHASLGVETAGYAPGQGGRGGSEAAVPLAPTERVLSLAQTIEPFGTLSFERPPKRARERYAVRYTLVLLVATGLLYAVVQVFAFDIAWWVPLVGVVLTPVAAHYQWKNLGYALTDDYVITRAGFWVRTTKVVPYYRVQTVATSETVFQQRRDLATLSVDTAGARSIIGANARAVDIDEQTATTLRDAVADRLQQSLVARRSVR; the protein is encoded by the coding sequence ATGAAGCTCAGTCCGCTTTCGATTCCCTACCGACTCGCTCGCTTCGCAGGCGGCCTCGTTTGGGTGCTCATCTTCGCTGGCTTTGGCTCTGCGTCGATGTTCGGTATGGAAGTTGGCGTCGCCACGCTTGGCGGCCTTCTGTTGGTCGTCGGTGCCCTCCTTGTCGGGTATCAGGTGCGCTACTACCAGCGATTCGAGTACACGCTCACCGCAGACTCACTCGACATCACCTCCGGGGTGTTCTCGCGGACGAATCGCGAAATCCCGCTTCGGCGCATCCAGAACGTCGATGTCCACCAAAATCTGTTCCAGCGCGCACTCGACATCGCCGAAGTCCGTGTCGAAACTGCTGGAGGGAGTTCGACCGAAGCGGCCCTCCAGTACGTGAGCACGACCGCGGCGGGACAGCTCGTCGATGACGTTGCCCGGCTCAAACGCGGTGAGACGGCCGCAGACGAACCAGCCGAGGACACGACGCTCCTCTACGAAATCACAACCAGAGAACTCGCCCTGCTCGCGTTGGTCTCGCTTGACTTGCGATTCGTCCCTTTGCTCAGCCTCGCGGTCCCGGTCGTCGCGCCGACCGTGTCGCGCTTCATGCTCGCAGACCCGGTTACGGGCTTCATTCTCGCTGCCCCGCTCTGGGTCGTCGCGCTCATCCTCCTCTCCGTCGTGACGAGCGGCGCAGCGGCGGTTGCCAACTACTACGGCTTCCGGCTCACCCGAGCGAACGGCGACCTGCGCTACGAACGCGGGCTGCTCCAACGGTACAACGGCACGATTCCGCTCGATAAGGTGCAGGCGCTCACGATACGTGAAAACGTCCTCCAACGATTCGTCTCCCACGCGAGCCTTGGTGTCGAGACGGCGGGCTACGCTCCCGGACAGGGCGGGCGCGGCGGCTCCGAGGCGGCGGTTCCCCTCGCGCCAACAGAGCGTGTCCTCTCGCTCGCACAGACCATCGAACCGTTCGGCACGCTCAGCTTCGAGCGCCCCCCAAAACGCGCCCGTGAACGCTATGCGGTGCGCTACACGCTCGTGCTCCTCGTGGCAACCGGACTATTGTACGCCGTCGTACAGGTTTTCGCCTTCGACATCGCGTGGTGGGTGCCGCTGGTCGGCGTGGTACTCACGCCTGTCGCGGCACACTACCAGTGGAAGAATCTGGGGTACGCCCTCACCGACGACTACGTGATAACGCGGGCTGGCTTCTGGGTGCGAACCACGAAGGTCGTGCCGTACTACCGCGTCCAAACGGTCGCGACGAGTGAGACGGTTTTCCAGCAAAGACGCGACCTTGCCACGTTGAGCGTCGATACAGCAGGTGCGCGGAGCATTATCGGCGCGAACGCGCGCGCGGTAGACATCGACGAACAGACCGCGACGACGCTCAGGGATGCCGTTGCAGACCGTCTCCAGCAATCGCTCGTGGCGCGGCGGTCGGTTCGATAG
- a CDS encoding PH domain-containing protein, which yields MESDTAGTLHRLHARVQVLWIGQAVVGALFFGAVATAAATFLNGFSTQTLLLGGGVFGFLALVGSLLAVARYRRWRFALYEDYLYLERGVFTRVNTVVPFVRVQHVDARRGPLERLVGLATAVVYTAGSRGADVTIPGLTPDGADNLQNQLKELAIDAEPEDAV from the coding sequence ATGGAATCTGACACGGCAGGAACGCTTCACCGCCTCCACGCGCGCGTTCAGGTACTCTGGATTGGGCAGGCGGTCGTCGGTGCCCTCTTTTTCGGCGCGGTCGCCACCGCCGCAGCGACGTTTCTAAATGGCTTTTCGACGCAAACCCTCCTCCTTGGAGGCGGCGTGTTCGGCTTTCTCGCGCTCGTCGGAAGCCTGCTCGCGGTTGCGCGCTACCGACGCTGGCGCTTTGCGCTCTACGAGGACTATCTCTACTTAGAACGCGGCGTGTTCACCCGGGTGAACACCGTGGTACCGTTCGTCCGCGTCCAGCACGTAGACGCCCGTCGTGGCCCGCTCGAACGCCTCGTTGGACTTGCAACTGCGGTGGTGTACACCGCCGGGTCGCGCGGCGCAGACGTGACCATCCCCGGCCTCACCCCCGACGGCGCAGATAACCTCCAAAACCAACTCAAAGAACTCGCCATCGACGCAGAGCCCGAGGACGCCGTATGA
- a CDS encoding DUF6069 family protein, producing MALGAESPETRVTYARVDYLFRIGIVVVGVAVVAATIVRGLAGIFGVIPPAFAPLSWSQVTGVSVVGSAGGVFTYALLDRYTAHPRRNFMAVAAVILLLSTAPLWVAGRMEGATVQSIFVLALLHLVVAVVTVGLLVRMDRGTGRVNPATASDS from the coding sequence ATGGCATTGGGGGCTGAGTCACCAGAGACGCGCGTCACCTATGCGCGGGTAGACTACCTCTTTCGTATCGGAATCGTCGTCGTCGGGGTCGCCGTCGTCGCGGCGACAATCGTGAGAGGGCTCGCAGGGATATTCGGCGTCATCCCCCCAGCGTTTGCCCCGCTCTCGTGGTCACAGGTGACTGGCGTGAGCGTCGTTGGCTCCGCAGGGGGCGTGTTCACCTACGCGCTCCTTGACCGGTATACGGCGCATCCACGGCGGAATTTTATGGCCGTCGCGGCAGTGATACTCCTTCTTTCGACTGCGCCACTGTGGGTTGCTGGGCGGATGGAAGGCGCCACCGTCCAGAGCATCTTCGTGCTTGCGCTGTTACACCTCGTCGTCGCAGTCGTGACGGTGGGATTGCTCGTCCGAATGGACCGCGGAACCGGGCGAGTCAACCCAGCAACCGCTAGCGATTCCTGA
- a CDS encoding helix-turn-helix domain-containing protein gives MSVIAEFTIPSSEFNLGRVLHTDSTVQIDLERVVPTSEEIMPFFWASGGDLDEFERIVRDSPVVKELSRLDEVGDSVLYRVEWTESIESLVYGIAESQATILKAHGNKTWAFHLRFGDHAHLSQFHEYCLEHDITFDLTRVYTLAETEDAFEFGLTPEQRDTLILALQHGYFDVPRESTLKDIATELEITQQAVSERVRRGTKAVLEAVLLEERT, from the coding sequence GTGAGTGTTATTGCCGAGTTTACCATCCCGTCGTCAGAATTTAATCTTGGGCGAGTGCTGCACACCGACTCAACGGTTCAAATCGACTTAGAACGGGTCGTCCCTACGTCAGAGGAGATTATGCCCTTTTTCTGGGCTTCTGGGGGTGATTTAGACGAGTTCGAGAGAATCGTCAGAGACAGCCCGGTTGTTAAAGAGCTGTCCCGGCTCGATGAGGTGGGCGACTCTGTACTCTATCGCGTCGAGTGGACGGAGTCAATCGAGAGTCTGGTATACGGCATCGCGGAGTCACAGGCGACAATTCTCAAAGCCCACGGCAACAAGACGTGGGCGTTCCACCTCCGCTTTGGCGACCACGCACACCTCTCTCAGTTTCACGAGTACTGTCTCGAACACGACATCACGTTCGACCTGACCAGAGTGTACACCCTCGCAGAAACCGAAGATGCCTTTGAATTTGGATTGACACCCGAACAACGCGACACGCTCATACTCGCTCTCCAACACGGCTATTTCGATGTCCCTCGGGAGTCGACGCTCAAAGACATTGCAACCGAGCTCGAGATAACCCAACAGGCGGTTTCAGAACGGGTTCGACGTGGGACGAAAGCCGTCCTCGAGGCGGTGTTGTTAGAAGAGCGTACATAA
- a CDS encoding aldo/keto reductase, with the protein MEYTTLGSTGMEVSRLCLGCMSFGTPKWRDWVLEEEESLPIIERAIDLGINFFDTANMYSVGESERILGTALEGRREENVVATKVFFEMDDANRNSSGLSRKGIEQELNASLDRLGMDTIDLYQTHRWDYNTPIDVTLSALSDAVRREKVRYIGASSMWTHQFAESLHTSEALGIERFVTMQNHYNLLYREEEREMLPLCEKKDIGVIPWSPLARGYLSRPHEESEATTRGKSDTFARKHPYLEGGGRTINERVAEVAADKGVTMAQLSLAWLLHKDWVDAPIIGTTSIEHLEQAVAALDISLSESDMTYLEEPYQPVRVAGHE; encoded by the coding sequence ATGGAGTATACCACCCTCGGTTCGACTGGCATGGAGGTCAGTCGGCTGTGTCTTGGTTGCATGAGTTTTGGCACCCCGAAATGGCGCGATTGGGTGCTTGAGGAAGAAGAAAGCCTGCCCATCATCGAACGGGCAATCGACCTCGGCATCAACTTCTTCGACACAGCGAACATGTATTCGGTCGGTGAATCAGAGCGCATCCTCGGCACCGCCCTCGAAGGCCGTCGCGAGGAGAACGTCGTCGCCACGAAGGTCTTTTTCGAGATGGACGACGCAAACCGCAATTCGAGTGGCCTCTCGCGGAAGGGCATCGAACAAGAGTTGAACGCGAGCCTAGACCGGCTCGGCATGGACACCATCGACCTCTATCAGACCCATCGCTGGGATTACAACACGCCAATCGACGTGACGCTTTCCGCGCTGTCGGATGCGGTTCGAAGAGAAAAAGTGAGATACATCGGTGCGAGTTCGATGTGGACCCACCAGTTTGCAGAGTCGCTTCACACGAGCGAGGCGCTCGGGATTGAGCGCTTCGTGACGATGCAAAACCACTACAATCTGCTTTACCGCGAGGAGGAACGCGAGATGCTCCCACTCTGTGAGAAAAAGGATATCGGCGTGATTCCGTGGAGCCCGCTCGCGCGTGGCTATCTCTCCCGGCCACACGAAGAATCAGAGGCCACCACGCGCGGGAAGTCCGATACCTTTGCCCGCAAACACCCGTATCTTGAGGGCGGCGGACGCACCATCAACGAGCGCGTAGCGGAGGTAGCAGCAGACAAAGGTGTCACGATGGCACAGCTATCGCTCGCGTGGTTGTTGCACAAAGACTGGGTTGACGCGCCGATTATCGGCACGACGAGCATCGAACACTTAGAGCAGGCCGTCGCTGCGCTCGACATTTCGTTGTCAGAAAGCGACATGACGTACCTCGAAGAGCCGTACCAACCAGTGCGCGTTGCCGGACACGAATAA
- a CDS encoding ABC transporter permease, with product MGDPRLAITRRELGAISSEKTIVLALLIQLFIAAFSSFLVVGLVSLYDPGSVSDGQIVTVGVAGDASESVEDAVRPVSGSRARFFDSREQAERAFENGGVDALLLANHRDDGRIGVQTVVPKGSLRTTLVVTQVREVLETLERDERVARQNELSATPVTLPREVSASPYFGFTYTILLPLLCLLPVFISGSLIVDSITEERERGTFELLRVAPITLVDIVDGKLFAAVVLAPAQVALWLVLLTLNGISISDVGLLLVFVTALTLVVVSGGAAIALFFGDRQRSQLAYSTGLLLFFASLVFLPEHPSSTIARLAIDSAAPISFISVAGALVVGALCLGLLREFARRTGKDQL from the coding sequence TTGGGTGACCCACGTCTCGCCATCACCCGGCGTGAGTTGGGGGCGATATCGAGCGAGAAGACCATTGTCCTCGCCCTGCTCATCCAACTGTTCATCGCGGCGTTCTCGTCGTTTTTAGTGGTTGGGCTGGTCTCGCTGTATGACCCCGGCAGCGTCTCTGACGGCCAAATCGTCACCGTCGGCGTCGCGGGCGATGCGAGCGAGTCGGTCGAAGACGCCGTTCGGCCGGTATCTGGAAGCCGCGCCCGCTTTTTCGACAGCCGCGAGCAAGCAGAACGCGCCTTCGAGAACGGGGGTGTCGATGCGCTCTTACTTGCGAACCATCGGGACGACGGCCGCATCGGGGTCCAAACAGTCGTGCCGAAAGGCAGCCTCCGCACGACGCTCGTCGTCACACAGGTTCGTGAGGTGCTCGAAACGCTCGAACGCGACGAGCGCGTCGCGCGCCAGAACGAGCTTTCGGCCACGCCAGTGACTCTCCCACGAGAGGTGTCTGCGAGTCCGTATTTCGGCTTTACGTACACCATCTTGCTCCCGTTGCTCTGTCTGTTACCGGTGTTCATCAGCGGGTCGCTCATCGTCGATTCCATCACCGAAGAGCGCGAGCGCGGAACGTTCGAACTCCTGCGAGTTGCGCCCATCACGCTGGTCGATATCGTCGATGGCAAACTGTTTGCCGCCGTTGTCCTTGCGCCCGCGCAGGTGGCGCTGTGGCTGGTGTTGCTTACGCTCAACGGCATCTCGATTTCCGATGTTGGGTTGCTCCTCGTGTTCGTGACCGCGCTCACGCTGGTGGTCGTGAGTGGCGGGGCCGCAATTGCCCTGTTCTTTGGTGACCGCCAGCGGTCGCAACTCGCCTATTCGACAGGGCTGCTGTTGTTCTTCGCCAGTCTGGTGTTCCTCCCAGAACACCCGTCTTCGACGATTGCGCGTCTCGCCATCGACAGCGCGGCTCCGATTTCCTTCATCAGCGTGGCCGGGGCGCTCGTCGTTGGTGCGCTCTGTCTCGGTTTGCTTCGCGAGTTCGCGCGGCGAACTGGCAAAGACCAACTGTAG